A stretch of the Duncaniella dubosii genome encodes the following:
- the ybaK gene encoding Cys-tRNA(Pro) deacylase yields the protein MNTSKDKVSKTNAARLLDRAKISYELIPYEVDPDNLAAEHVAEELGEDINSVFKTLVLNGERCGHFVCVLPGNMEVDLKKAAKAAGAKKAEMIPMKELLPLTGYIRGGCSPVGMKKPFPTYFHSTVLDHPFIYVSAGVRGLQFKIAPADLIAYCSAQVADIAVPKD from the coding sequence ATGAATACGTCAAAAGATAAGGTGTCTAAGACAAATGCCGCGCGCCTGCTCGACAGGGCGAAAATCAGTTACGAACTGATTCCATACGAGGTTGACCCTGACAATCTTGCGGCTGAACATGTGGCCGAGGAACTTGGAGAGGATATCAACAGTGTGTTCAAGACCCTTGTGCTTAACGGTGAGCGATGCGGACACTTTGTATGCGTCCTTCCGGGTAACATGGAGGTCGATCTCAAGAAAGCCGCCAAGGCTGCAGGTGCTAAAAAAGCGGAGATGATTCCGATGAAGGAACTTTTGCCGCTGACTGGCTATATTCGTGGCGGATGTTCACCGGTCGGAATGAAAAAGCCGTTTCCGACTTATTTCCATTCGACAGTGCTTGACCATCCGTTCATCTATGTTTCGGCAGGGGTGCGCGGTCTTCAGTTCAAGATTGCTCCGGCCGATCTCATAGCCTATTGTTCGGCACAGGTGGCCGACATCGCAGTCCCAAAGGACTGA
- a CDS encoding GNAT family N-acetyltransferase: MEINIKRFDELSTTELYEILRCRAEVFVVEQNCPYQDLDMADMHSTHVYIEDNGRIKSYLRVIDPGIKYPSAASIGRVLTMREYRGAGLTHLLMDEAIKIARSMSPRIEIEAQSYLCDFYKSLGFVEASGEFMLDGIPHLSMTME; encoded by the coding sequence ATGGAAATCAATATCAAACGATTTGATGAACTGTCAACCACAGAGCTATATGAGATTCTACGCTGTCGTGCGGAGGTTTTTGTCGTAGAGCAAAACTGTCCGTATCAGGATCTCGACATGGCCGACATGCACTCCACTCATGTCTATATCGAAGACAACGGCAGGATAAAATCATATCTGAGAGTCATTGATCCGGGCATAAAATATCCGTCGGCGGCATCCATTGGCCGCGTACTGACCATGAGAGAATACAGAGGCGCGGGACTGACACACCTGCTCATGGACGAGGCCATAAAAATAGCCCGAAGCATGTCGCCAAGGATAGAAATCGAAGCTCAAAGCTATTTATGCGATTTCTATAAGTCTTTGGGCTTTGTCGAAGCATCGGGCGAGTTCATGCTTGACGGAATCCCGCATTTAAGCATGACAATGGAGTGA